Within Styela clava chromosome 8, kaStyClav1.hap1.2, whole genome shotgun sequence, the genomic segment TATCTACTATTTAATCTATTGTGCGACACCGACATAAATAAATGGAATACCCCATGAAAACGCACCAAAGAATGGAATGGAACACGCATAATTTGCTATGAGGTGGAATTAGACATAAAATATGTTTCATGGACAAGACTGGTGGCAATGCATACCACTTGTAATATATGGCAACATCACCATTTTGCGTTTTGTGATTGCTAATGTATAATTTTCGAAGCTTTATTTAGTTTAGTACAACCTATATTTCAACCTATTCAGATAATTCCAAGCCTTGCGATCTAGTGAgaaaaaaatatcttaaattTAACGAAACTAAGACGTGCTCGAACTGATTCAGCTGAGAACAGtatcaataaaaacaaaagatTTTACACAGAAACTGAATTTATTGCTTGATAATTAGGAAAATTTGAAACATCAGTATATTCATACTAAACTTAggtaaatcaaattttaatcttTAAACCTTGCCAAACAGATATCAAACAGAAGCTGAATTTGTTACTAGTTAATGAGTTCTTTGAATTTATGATTTAAGCAAATCAAACTTTTATATCTCCAAAATTCGTAACGTAATTTCCCAATTTATTATTAGtaaaacaaatcaatttaacaaaaattttaattaatgcCTATTTAACTGAAATACAGAAGAGTTTGCAGAActgaaaaacacaaatatttataattatcgttatcaaaatcaatttagtttaactagttattatatattttaattattaattcaTATTTGCTGttatattttgtaattattaCAAATATCAATCGTATAAATTTTAAACCAAGATcctatgatttatattttattgatgatgGATCCAGAGGAACAAAATATCACCAGGCAGACGTTTTCTTAGATCAGAATCTCACAAATAACTCCATGCTGCTTCCAGGTTGGAGCAGCATTCTTCATCCCTTGATCACGAGTTTTCAGGTTGGAATTAACAACAAGGTAAACATCTGTGCGATCGTTATTATCAATTCCTGTTTCAAGTTGACCTGGATACCATTTAATGAATGAATCTGCAGGTGTAACGTCACCATTCTGTAACGAAAAGCATTAGATAGCATTGGTAATGGATGCACGTCGCATTTTGGTATTTCTTGTTTACTTATCTTTATCGTATTCGAGAGAGTGAGGTTAGCTATATCGCAATATGTTTGTCTTGCACGCTATTGGCTGCGGCAATCGACCGACGACGACACTTGCTCTTTAGTTAGTATCTTGTATTGCGACGATTGTATTCTCGTATTGCGACGACACTTGCTCTTTAGTTAGTATCTTGTATTGCTCTTTACTTGCGTGAGCTAGGCGAGCTAGTTATGTCGCAATCTGCTGTTATCTGTTTCGCTGGTCTTTTAGGATTTAGAGGAGTGTATGTATTATGAATCGCTTTAGATTGCTGTTAGTTTTATTATCTAGTAGGAAATCATTATGTTTGAATGTAAGATAGGCTGGGATTTATTTGTGTGTTAATATTCATCTATTGTTTTGCATTTATTCAGTTATTTAATCCCGGAatctatcaatatttgaaatcaaactCAGTGCAGCAGTGTGTTATTAACAAATTCTGTGTATATTAGTCAAACTCGGCGTGTTATTCACACCTACAAATTCAGTTTAGTCTACAAACTCTGTGTGCATTTTGTGAGTGTTATTGCCGTATTGTTCTGTCGTGATTTGAAGCGGAATATTACAACAAAGTTCTTTCAGTTCGTGTGATCTTCTGAGGTGTTGCTGTGTTGGGGTTCAAAAGTTAAAGATTGTGAGTGGGGGCTTAATTTTACGAGTTTGCATTGCAAATTGTAGAAGAACCGGGACGTGGTACTTGACAGTGGTTGGGTATAAACGTAGCGCAGTTTCGAGACTCCAATCCGTGCGTTACAGCATTTATCACGGTATCATGCTTGATAACGCATTTAATGTAATATCAACAATTACCTATTTCATCAATCAAATGGCGATATATTATTATCGATCAATGCTTTAGTAAAATGTAAACGCAATTGTTTATTATGTCTCATGTGTAATCAGGTAAAACTCCATGCGCTAGGCAAGAATTTGTCCTGAAATATTACACTGCACAATTACTATATGATAAAACTCTCGAAAAGGTCAGTCGAGCCAGACAAATATTAGAATCAAATTTGATGATCGTGGTTGCAGAATATACCTATAAACAACCAATAATATCTTTATATCAAAAACGATTGATGTCACCAAGGCTTATGTTGTCGACATGGCTCCAAATATCTCTGAGTAAATTAACCCGGAGTCAAAAACAGGTGAACGtcaaaaagtttttcaaataaCTCTTGCGCAGTTGTAGCTAATGAACTAACCCAGGTTGTCTCAAATGTATTTTTGGACATGTCTGACCCCACACTCTACCCATCtcgtaaattattttatatttctacacGAGAGAACAATTTGCATATATAATACAAACCATTGGATCATAGTGGATTCCTGTCCATACAGTATTATAAGAATCTCCCTTTGGAATATTACTTCTCAAGTAATTCATAATCGCATTGTAAGATTCTTCATCTCGGATCAAACCAACATCTGCGTTACgtttcttacaaatatcaactgCTTCGTCGTAGTCGACATTTTCACCTCGTATCAcagcaaaataacaaaaacttccaACTTTGAGTTCGCAATTTTCTGAAATGGCATAACTGTATACTTAGGAATATATCGAGTAATAATTATTGATCAAT encodes:
- the LOC144425765 gene encoding uncharacterized protein LOC144425765 — encoded protein: MKKAISHIEQRLAVIEKPQKNRYEQFTKPTTKTRTTLKPTPAPENCELKVGSFCYFAVIRGENVDYDEAVDICKKRNADVGLIRDEESYNAIMNYLRSNIPKGDSYNTVWTGIHYDPMNGDVTPADSFIKWYPGQLETGIDNNDRTDVYLVVNSNLKTRDQGMKNAAPTWKQHGVICEILI